From the Tripterygium wilfordii isolate XIE 37 chromosome 6, ASM1340144v1, whole genome shotgun sequence genome, one window contains:
- the LOC120000553 gene encoding coiled-coil domain-containing protein 115-like isoform X2: MEAQEGKQGVFETETERPPTNPLQGVIEGEEVGDENVLRFLDSMDGYLGLMDSLSATLRQGWFELASAKYSMGALRVNGALLDLKVHPAATSLTVTQDDVDSELKQPHFTLCKWVSSGNEKSSSQEVKSKEDDLLKTSDSQQPQNHGSSQMFGKTSARDGATFEVDNQVSKERAKSLSMFGTLVSPKLRAVQPSFETALETIVEIVNIQSSMLNAYDQVQRGSKGSKG, from the exons ATGGAAGCGCAAGAAGGAAAGCAAGGTGTCTTCGAAACCGAGACCGAGAGACCACCAACAAATCCCCTACAAGGAGTAATAGAAGGAGAAGAAGTTGGAGATGAAAATGTTTTGCGATTCCTGGACTCGATGGACGGTTACCTTGGTCTTATGGATTCTTTATCAGCAACGCTTCGACAG GGATGGTTTGAATTAGCAAGTGCTAAGTACTCTATGGGCGCATTGCGTGTCAATGGCGCTTTATTGGATCTCAAAGTCCATCCTGCTGCTACATCATTGACAGTAACCCAGGATGATG TTGACTCCGAGCTAAAGCAACCACACTTCACCTTGTGCAAGTGGGTGTCCTCTggaaatgagaaaagctcttcccAGGAGGTGAAATCCAAAGAGGATGATTTGCTTAAGACATCTGACAGTCAACAACCACAAAACCACGGCAGTTCCCAAATGTTTG GTAAAACCTCAGCCAGGGATGGAGCAACATTTGAGGTTGATAATCAA GTTTCAAAGGAACGAGCCAAATCACTCTCAATGTTTGGAACTCTAGTTTCGCCAAAGCTTCGAGCTGTCCAACCATCATTTGAGACAG CATTGGAGACCATTGTTGAAATAGTGAACATTCAATCATCAATGCTAAACGCTTATGATCAAGTTCAAAGAGGATCAAAAGGCAGCAAGGGATGA
- the LOC120000553 gene encoding coiled-coil domain-containing protein 115-like isoform X1 yields MEAQEGKQGVFETETERPPTNPLQGVIEGEEVGDENVLRFLDSMDGYLGLMDSLSATLRQGWFELASAKYSMGALRVNGALLDLKVHPAATSLTVTQDDVDSELKQPHFTLCKWVSSGNEKSSSQEVKSKEDDLLKTSDSQQPQNHGSSQMFEGKTSARDGATFEVDNQVSKERAKSLSMFGTLVSPKLRAVQPSFETALETIVEIVNIQSSMLNAYDQVQRGSKGSKG; encoded by the exons ATGGAAGCGCAAGAAGGAAAGCAAGGTGTCTTCGAAACCGAGACCGAGAGACCACCAACAAATCCCCTACAAGGAGTAATAGAAGGAGAAGAAGTTGGAGATGAAAATGTTTTGCGATTCCTGGACTCGATGGACGGTTACCTTGGTCTTATGGATTCTTTATCAGCAACGCTTCGACAG GGATGGTTTGAATTAGCAAGTGCTAAGTACTCTATGGGCGCATTGCGTGTCAATGGCGCTTTATTGGATCTCAAAGTCCATCCTGCTGCTACATCATTGACAGTAACCCAGGATGATG TTGACTCCGAGCTAAAGCAACCACACTTCACCTTGTGCAAGTGGGTGTCCTCTggaaatgagaaaagctcttcccAGGAGGTGAAATCCAAAGAGGATGATTTGCTTAAGACATCTGACAGTCAACAACCACAAAACCACGGCAGTTCCCAAATGTTTG AAGGTAAAACCTCAGCCAGGGATGGAGCAACATTTGAGGTTGATAATCAA GTTTCAAAGGAACGAGCCAAATCACTCTCAATGTTTGGAACTCTAGTTTCGCCAAAGCTTCGAGCTGTCCAACCATCATTTGAGACAG CATTGGAGACCATTGTTGAAATAGTGAACATTCAATCATCAATGCTAAACGCTTATGATCAAGTTCAAAGAGGATCAAAAGGCAGCAAGGGATGA